CCCGGCACCCCGACCAGTCGCCGGAGGGCGTGACGCTCCGGCTGATGAACATGGTGTGGGTCGGGATGGGCCGGGTGCTGGAGGGCGAGGCGTGGAAGCCGGCGACGGACTGAGTGCACGCTTCCCCTTGAAAATTCGTTACGTGCCAGTAAGTTGACCCCCGAGTAAGTACGCGCGCCGAACGCCTGCGCATGCGCACAACAGCGCATGCGCACATCAGCACATCAGCCGGGAACCGGAAGCCGGGGAGCCGTCATGGGCGTACGCAAGGATCTGAAGAGGGCACAGCGCCACAGCGACCTGGCGGGCCGCGCCGAGGTCGAACTCATCAAGGACGAGCACGGCACGGTACGGGAAGCGCGTACCGCCCCCCTCGTGCCCCGCGCCACCGCGGGCAGCACCGCCGACATCCCCTTCACCAACGCGGTCGAGGCCCCCGACACCGTGGTCCTGCGCCGCAAGCGGGCCGGCCAGTGGCACCCCGTCACCGCCGCGGCCTTCGCGCGCGAGGTGACGGAGACGGCGAAGGGCCTCATCGCGGACGGCCTGGAACCGGGCGGCCGCGTCGCCCTCATGTCCCGTACGCGCTACGAGTGGGCCGTCCTGGACTTCGCGATCTGGGCGGCGGGCGGCCAGACCGTCCCCATCTACGCGACGTCGTCGGTGGAGCAGATCGAGTGGATCGTCCGCGACTCGGGCGCACGCCTGCTCATCGCCGAGACGGCGGAGAACGCGACGACGGCGGCAGAGGCCGTGACCGAGCCGGCGGACCAACCGCGCATCCGCACCATCGACGGCGGAGCGATGGCGGAACTCGCCGCACTCGGCAGGGACTTGTCGGACGAGGAGGTCACGAAACGCAGGTCCGCGCTCACCCCGGACTCCATCGCGACCCTCTGCTACACCTCGGGCACCACGGGCCGCCCCAAGGGTTGCGTCCTCACGCACGGCAACCTGCACGCGGAGGCGGCGAACACCGTCGACCTGCTCCACCCCGTCTTCAAAGAGATCACGGGACAGGTCGCCTCCACGCTCCTCTTCCTGCCGCTCGCCCACATCCTGGGCCGCAGCATCCAGATCGCCTGCATGATGGCGCGCATCGAACTCGGCCACTGCCCGAGCATCAAGCCGGACGAACTGCGCCCGGAGCTGCGGGCGTTCAGGCCGACGTTCGTCGTCGGCGTCCCGTACCTCTTCGAGAAGATCCACGAGACGGGACGGGCGACGGCGGAGAAGATCGGCCGCGCCTCGTCGTTCGACCGGGCCGAGCGGACAGCGGTGCGCTTCGGCGAGGCGTACCTGAACAAGTTCCTGGACAGCAGCGGCCCGGGCCCTTCCCTCGGCCTGCGCGCGGGCTGGGCGCTCTACGAACTCCTCGTCTACCGCCGCATCCGCAAGGAGGTCGGCGGCCGCCTGCGCTACGCGATCAGCGGCGGCTCCCCCCTGGACCGCGACCTCAACCTCTTCTTCTACGCCGCGGGGATCATCATCTACGAGGGGTACGGCCTGACCGAGACCACGGCAGCCGCCACCATCACCCCGCCGCTCAGGCCCCGCCCCGGAACGGTCGGGCTGCCCGTGCCGGGTACGTCGGTGCGTATCGCGGACGACGGCGAGGTGCTCATCAAGGGCGGCATCGTCTTCGGCTCGTACTGGAACAATCCGGCGGCGACGGACGCCGTACTGACCAACGAGTGGTTCGCGACGGGCGACTTGGGCGCCCTGGACGGTGAGGGCTACCTCACGATCACCGGCCGCAAGAAGGACATCCTCGTCACCTCCGGCGGCAAGAACGTCTCACCCGCGGTCCTGGAGGACAGACTGCGCAGCCGCGCACCGGTCGGCCAGTGCATCGTCGTGGGCGACAACCGCTCCTACGTGGCCGCGCTGGTGACCCTCGACCCCGAGGCGGTCACCCACTGGCTCACCGTACGAAAACGCCCGAAGGACACGCCGCTCGCGGAACTGGCGAGGGACCCCAAGATGATCGCGGAGGTCCAGAAGGCGGTGGACTACGCGAACGCGG
The window above is part of the Streptomyces venezuelae genome. Proteins encoded here:
- a CDS encoding AMP-dependent synthetase/ligase, with translation MGVRKDLKRAQRHSDLAGRAEVELIKDEHGTVREARTAPLVPRATAGSTADIPFTNAVEAPDTVVLRRKRAGQWHPVTAAAFAREVTETAKGLIADGLEPGGRVALMSRTRYEWAVLDFAIWAAGGQTVPIYATSSVEQIEWIVRDSGARLLIAETAENATTAAEAVTEPADQPRIRTIDGGAMAELAALGRDLSDEEVTKRRSALTPDSIATLCYTSGTTGRPKGCVLTHGNLHAEAANTVDLLHPVFKEITGQVASTLLFLPLAHILGRSIQIACMMARIELGHCPSIKPDELRPELRAFRPTFVVGVPYLFEKIHETGRATAEKIGRASSFDRAERTAVRFGEAYLNKFLDSSGPGPSLGLRAGWALYELLVYRRIRKEVGGRLRYAISGGSPLDRDLNLFFYAAGIIIYEGYGLTETTAAATITPPLRPRPGTVGLPVPGTSVRIADDGEVLIKGGIVFGSYWNNPAATDAVLTNEWFATGDLGALDGEGYLTITGRKKDILVTSGGKNVSPAVLEDRLRSRAPVGQCIVVGDNRSYVAALVTLDPEAVTHWLTVRKRPKDTPLAELARDPKMIAEVQKAVDYANAAVSKAESIRKFAIVGGEFTEDNGLLTPSLKIKRHAVTEAYATEIEDLYGA